CGAGCGATCCGCTGTACGAGCAGTCCGTCGAGCTGGTGCGCAGCCGGCAGCGCGCATCGATATCCCTGGTGCAGCGGTATTTGGGCATTGGCTACAACCGGGCTGCCCGGCTGATCGAGGCGATGGAAGCCGGCGGCGTGGTCAAGGGCACGCAGGGTATCTACACGGTCGCGGCCGTGGCGGGAGCTGCAGCATGAGCGGCGTGCGCACCCCTGGTCTGCTTTTCGTTGCCGAAACGGGCCAGGATGAAGGTAGCAGTCCAGAAACCGTGATCCGTGGAATGGACGGTCAGGCCGGCGTGGCGGTCGCCATCGACTTCGGCGCGAACAATCCGGGCATGCGCGAGGCCAATGCACATCGCCTGGTCGCCTGCTGGAATGCGCTCGACGGACTGTCCGACGATCATCTTGCCGGCGGCTGGAACGCGCGCGGCATGAGTGCCTACGCAAAGGGGCTGGAAGAAAAGCTGCGCGTGGCGCGCGACTTGCTCTTGGCGATCAAGAAGCTGGACGATGGCGGCGACATTACCGATCACGATGAGGGCACGCCTTGTACCTCGGAGAAATTCGATGAGGTGATGGTAAGCGTGCGCGAAGTCTTGAGAGGTGGCGCCACATGATCAACCGCCTCTACGCCGTCAGCGCCACAGTGACGGCCGTCATCATGGCAACCAGCGAGCGCGAAGCTGAAAACCGCTTTGGGTTGAGCTCTTGCGAGATCAAAGGTAGGAAATGGGAAGGGATGATTAAGGAGGACCGTCGCTGCCGTGCGTGTCGTCGTTTCCATGACCCTCATCGCTCTCAA
This window of the Janthinobacterium agaricidamnosum genome carries:
- a CDS encoding DNA translocase FtsK — encoded protein: MPPGDGSASDPLYEQSVELVRSRQRASISLVQRYLGIGYNRAARLIEAMEAGGVVKGTQGIYTVAAVAGAAA